From Daphnia pulicaria isolate SC F1-1A chromosome 4, SC_F0-13Bv2, whole genome shotgun sequence, one genomic window encodes:
- the LOC124336228 gene encoding uncharacterized protein LOC124336228: MRICSGQLVVALTLFLTNCASSELQNVVSGDGVTITREANLTMQVEELTKSLEETKSHFIKELANRTAVFEDVVEKLNTKLQETQQELLANIETKFAKELNAIREEASRRMKSESKVIVENTSSMIKHFSENVIQSAASSRDAIESLKWELKEIKKDFNATSQILSNKIKVTEETLTETKQELLNTKIELENTRTNLSKTIDDLLTKLNSTKAELGEPESSARYSTSEIDDETSYLVDFSQMPTSCIDLKRMGQQINGIFLVKGSKNLETVYCNFHSKTGNGTQKWIGYADVKSVPVHFYVQKNSTFDTTRTPIPFDSALVNEGNAMNLTSGKFTAPRPGTYFFSFTGAAVFPTSSSSVWLGVVLYLNGVKSGMGHVEEANTVDNQSSPFNLQSTLNLKSGDEVWVQIDYRAHEASLFGNADYGTHFTGFMLEEEIIASL, encoded by the exons ATGAGGATTTGTTCGGGTCAACTGGTTGTTGCGTTAACTCTTTTTCTGACCAATTGTGCTTCTTCAGAATTGCAAAACG TTGTTTCAGGTGATGGAGTAACTATAACTCGTGAAGCAAATTTAACAATGCAAGTCGAAG aattaacaaaaagtttagAAGAAACCAAATCGCATTTCATCAAGGAACTCGCAA ATCGTACAGCTGTATTTGAGGACGTCgttgaaaaattgaacacAAAGTTGCAAG AAACACAGCAAGAATTATTGGCTAACATCGAAACCAAATTTGCGAAAGAGCTGAACGCCATTAGAGAAG agGCCTCCCGACGTATGAAATCGGAGTCCAAAGTGATAGTTGAAAACACATCATCGATGATTAAACATTTCTCAGAAAATGTGATTCAATCAGCGGCATCATCTCGCGATGCAATTGAGAGTTTGAAATGGGAACTAAAAG aaatCAAAAAGGATTTTAATGCAACTTCTCAGATattatcaaataaaatcaaagtcACCGAAGAAACTCTAACAGAGACTAAGCAGGAGTTACTGAATACCAAAATTGAGTTGGAGAACACGAGGACCAATCTGAGCAAAACCATCGACGAtttattaacaaaattaaatt CGACCAAAGCAGAATTGGGAGAGCCGGAAAGCAGCGCCAGATATTCGACATCGGAAATTGATG ATGAAACGAGTTACCTAGTTGACTTTAGTCAAATGCCAACATCCTGTATAGATCTGAAGCGAATGGGACAACAAATCAATGGAATATTTTTAGTGAAAGGATCAAAGAATTTGGAAACGGTCTACTGCAACTTTCACTCTAAAACCGGAAATG gAACGCAaaaatggatcggatacgccgacgtcaaatcagtgcccgtccatttctacgtccagaaAAATTCCACGTTCGACACAACTAGAactccgattccgttcgattcgGCCCTGGTGAACGAAGGGAATGCCATGAATTTGACATcggggaaattcacggcaccACGACCAGgaacttatttcttctctttcacggGGGCCGCCGTGTTTCCgacttcatcatcttctgttTGGTTAGGAGTTGTGCTTTATTTGAACGGGGTCAAAAGCGGGATGGGCCATGTTGAAGAGGCAAACACAGTCGATAATCAGTCGAGTCCGTTTAACCTCCAGTCAACGCTGAACTTGAAATCGGGCGATGAAGTTTGGGTGCAGATTGATTACAGGGCGCATGAGGCGTCGCTGTTTGGTAACGCAGACTACGGTACTCATTTCActggtttcatgttggaggaggaaattatCGCCTCCCTTTGA